AGACtaatgatatactgtacaacATGGTATGGAATAGAGGGGATTGTGCCAATGACTCCCATAAGAGCTGTTGAATGAAGCACAGATAACTTCCGAGCCAACATGAAGGCATCAGTGCAGTGTGCGTACCTGCTGTTTGAAATAGCGTCGTTCCTCCTCATCAATGAGGACCAGGTTGAGGTAGTACCGCACCGAGAACTTCTTGTTAATGTCCCTCATGGTGGGCGTCATCTCATAGCCTGCTAGAAACAGCCTGATGGGGATGGACTCTCCTGCAGCACAAGAAGGCAGAAGCAGATGTAAGCGTGTGACAACTAAACTCACAATCGAAACACAGTTCATTATCAGGTACATTACATAACATTATCAACTGAGGATCATCATTAAAACGTTACCTCTGACTGGTGCACCGTCCATGATTTCATACTTTGCGATGGTGTCGTTCTCGTGGTAGACGTTGGGCCCTGTGCCAGTCGTCTCCCGCTTGATGATGTCAATCTCCATATGTCTGATCTTAATCCTCACCAGCAGGAAGTAAATCTTCCCGACAATCACATCTCTAAGGTGATACCTGCAAAGCAAAACGGTATGATCTGTCAAAACCAAGCAGCCGTTTTCCCGCTCTATCTTGCTTTCCTAAAGAAAACAGGCATAAATGAATTAAGATACAATTCTGATCAAAAGGAAAGAACTTAGGATCCTATTTAAACAATCTACTGTACAGCGCACGGTCTAAAGTGCATCATGGcgcatttagggcgtgtccagCTCCTCTTTTGCTAGTTAAGCGGCGCATAATAATATCCATTTgatctcttaattaatcataggtgtgttttggttgtaacaggaattaaaccaatcTGAGAGTCGTCTCCCATTCCCTTTTAAAGTCAGGTGTTCCTGCACTGGGCGCATCGCTATTTAAAAGGCATTTTCGGCAGATTGGAGAAGCGATTggttttctgctgaggaaacggATCTGCTTGTGTGGGAAGTGAAAGTGTGCGAGCAGATGTATGTGGTCGTTGGTCGGTGGACCCTCTGCCTCCGCCGTCTGCCAATCCTCTGTTCCATCAACAACTCCATCTGACTGGTAACCTATTTAACCGGCGCAGGAGGCACAATTTATTATATGATAATAAGCACCAggctaaatatgataaacatgtattggtaaataatgaaaactgtattactTTCAGATGCAACCCACTGGGGGGGTGGCTCAGACCGGCTGAATGGAATTCTCTTTGCAGCGGGGCGCTGTTGGAGAGGCGGTGCGTAACGCACGGATCCCTCAGCCTCAAAACCCTGccgtttagggggagagggcccGCAAACTTTGAAGTAGTCGACGTCTACACTCGCACAGagggatgatgagaggagacGCCACAGATGCTccgtgatctctctggtcacggCGAGGAGCGCTGAGAGCGCTGAAGGATGAACAGTACAGAATACCTGAGAGCCTCACTTTATTACATTCTGAATTGTCGCCtgaatttagtgttttccttgagataaataaaaacatgttctagcGCCGACACTATTTaactgaggaagaggagctgctgctgcgtccctgtgtgtgtaacaagcagAGTGTACACGTGTTGTGAACCTTCCTGTAGACGCATCTTACtatttaaatagcaggaaaatccTGCGCCAGGCTTTAGACCAGGTTACTGTTGGCGCaatcgctttctgctgcctcaagataacaatgtaccaACAAAGCACCTGACCACaactcattttaagaccaacacgcccatgggTGCATAGATGGGCGCCAGTACATCTGCTACTTGCACAATGTGGACgctgggcgtgaaaatgacaactgcgttggtctgaaactagcaaatGACAGTTGCGCTGCGCCGCTTTGGTGTAAGATAGTTAGAGTTATTTTAGTGGATATTAGAAAATCATACTTGGATTTATTGTACTCGAACTCTATGTGTAGGCAGTCCTCGATCCCCACTTCCATCTTGATGGAGGAGTTGAGCTCAGGGTAGGAGCTGAGTGTGTGCACCACAATGTCCAGCTCTTTGCTGATGTCATTCAGTCTCCGGCTTACTGTCGCCCTCAGAAAGTAGCtgcaagaaaaaagaaaaaggtcacATGGCTATGAAACAAGACTACCAGACTGTATGTAACACTATAATCAGCGAGAGGCCCTGTTGGGCTGCACTGCTCAGTACACAACCAACAGAAGTTGATGGATGAATGAAAAATGGAACGACAAACTTAATAAGTTGTGGGGTATCCTCTTTACACTGGCCACATTGGGACAAAGCCCTTCACATAACCCTATATAACAAATGAGAGTGGTATTAATCTTCTCATAACTCTCAAACTATTCCTTAACATGTTataactatactatactatgttaaCTATTCCTTAGCCGTTAACATGTAACAGCTATATCAGGCCGAGGCTGCGGCTGCATAAGTCGTGCAAGAGGACATTTCTGACGCCCGGCGGGGACCCTCCAGGTGTCAGAAACTCACgggcaatgcatcctggtacatgtaggcagAGCTGACACAGCTCTGAGAGCAGGAGAACTCAGCTTTCTGGGTGAATACAGCACGCACTGgggaatttattgcttcaatcaactacatttaccatcaacactgatccacataaaaggtggcgAATTTTCCCTTTAAGATTCAAACTAGTGGAAAACCGTTTGCCCGCCAACATGAATGTTGATATGAACTATTATGTTACAGTGCTTTTAAATAGAAGTGTACGGTGCATGTGGAAATATCTACAAAATATACATTGCAAATAATTCATGCACAGCAGAGCTTACCGTAACTTGACGTTCTGACCCGTGTAAGACTCGTAGGGTTTCTCCACATGTGTGAACTCAAAGTCAAACGTCTGCGACTGCGTGAGCTCCCCTGGCCGAGCCAAGTCTTTCACAAGAGACACAAACTCGTGGTGGTTCCCTCTGTCATAGTACAGCTCTGGAAAAGACACATTACCAGCATCAGACAGCTACAGTGGAGCAGTTTGATAAGAAAGAGTTTGCACAAGCTTTTCCTTCAGTGCTGACAGATGAATAGAGTCAAGATATGATCTGATGACAGAAGAAAATGGTAATAGGTTTGTCTTGAATATTGTTCATCTTATTTCATCCACTGCAGCTCTAAACAATCTGTAACAATCTATATTAACTACCTcagtttcttttttaatttttttttttttttttacaaaggcCATTTAAGGCTTCCATTTTGCCCTTCCACCCCTGATCCAAAGTACTTCTGCTTCTCCTTTATTTGGAGACAAATGGTTGTGAACAGAAAAAGGGAAAAGGGTGGGGTGATGTTAAATGTCAAGATGCATTTATGCTCGATGGGTCTGGTGAGGACAAAATAAGAGGAAGTCCCTATTGCTGCTGCAAACTCAGCTTAACTAGGCAGGCTgaattttaatcaattaaaacaataaattaaaatcaaacagTATGTACCTTAAAAAGGATGCAAACAAGCTGTAGCTACACTAAACAAAGGTTTAGGTTGGTTTGTTTTAaggtcactaatttctttaatgcaatctttcggaggttgtaacgagctcaggtttaaagctagattgaagatcctagtatcatatgaaacgagaaaacctaaagaatccatcggtaccaaccatgtcatactagcttgtcgcgaaggaggttaaataacgctccaaacttgcgctaaattttggtgaggaaaaactgtcatggccattttcaaaggggtctcttgacctctgacctccagatatgtgaatgtaaatgggttctatgggtacccacgagtcgcccctttacagacatgcccactttatgatgatcacatgcagttttggggcaagtcatagtcaagtcagcacactgacacactgacagctgttgttgcctgttgggctgcagtttgccatgttatgatttgagcatattgttttatgctaaatgcaatatctgtgagggtttctggacaatatctgtcattgttttgtgttgttaattgatttccaataataaatatatacattaatttgcataaagcagcatatttgtccactcccatgttgataagagcattaaatacttgacaactctccctttaaggtacattttgaacagataaaaaatgtgtgataaatgttttgattatttacattattccaCTGCTGAATTCATCAGTTAGAGCAGTTTTTGTATATTCAAGATCAGTTTGCTAATATAGCACAACAGCAACATTTCTTTGCCACTACCAGTTGCATGATGTTTAATATCAGCCCTGGACTACCACCTGTCAACTTCTTAGTATGAAAATCACAGTACTGATCTGACAGAACAGctccacatttaaaaacaacaacacaagggTC
This portion of the Sebastes umbrosus isolate fSebUmb1 chromosome 17, fSebUmb1.pri, whole genome shotgun sequence genome encodes:
- the LOC119476225 gene encoding vacuolar protein sorting-associated protein 26B-like, with translation MSFFGFGQSADIDIVLNDAETRKKAEHKSEDGRKDKYFLFYDGETVSGRLNVTLKHPGKRLEHNGVKIEFIGQIELYYDRGNHHEFVSLVKDLARPGELTQSQTFDFEFTHVEKPYESYTGQNVKLRYFLRATVSRRLNDISKELDIVVHTLSSYPELNSSIKMEVGIEDCLHIEFEYNKSKYHLRDVIVGKIYFLLVRIKIRHMEIDIIKRETTGTGPNVYHENDTIAKYEIMDGAPVRGESIPIRLFLAGYEMTPTMRDINKKFSVRYYLNLVLIDEEERRYFKQQEITLWRKGDIVRKSMSHQAIIASQRFEGTSHPEKNLTQSNEEEEDS